Proteins encoded together in one Lathyrus oleraceus cultivar Zhongwan6 chromosome 5, CAAS_Psat_ZW6_1.0, whole genome shotgun sequence window:
- the LOC127082503 gene encoding psbP domain-containing protein 4, chloroplastic, with amino-acid sequence MATALSTTTLLSWRRNPQHKYIQPSSIKNKISRTVPASVSKDSFSINEESDQCTASLLVNRRTVLGSGISLLGFPGVSLAVVKQGLLAGRIPGLSEPDKQGWRTYRRPDEKSGGHGVGWSPIIPYTFSVPQEWEEVPVSIADLGGTEIDLRFVSPKEGRLFVIVAPVLRFSDDLGDNATIEKIGPPDKVINAFGPEMIGENVEGKVLSSSVAEHEGRTYYQFELEPPHIFITATAAGNRLYLFGVTGNGLQWKRHYNDLKKISESFRVV; translated from the exons ATGGCAACAGCCTTGTCCACAACCACTCTGCTTTCCTGGAGAAGAAACCCACAGCACAAGTATATCCAACCCTCTTccattaaaaataaaatttcaagaaCTGTACCTGCTTCAGTCTCAAAAGACAGTTTTTCAATCAATGAAGAGAGTGATCAATGTACAGCATCTTTGTTGGTGAACAGAAGAACAGTTTTGGGTTCTGGAATTTCCTTGTTGGGTTTTCCAGGAGTGAGTTTGGCTGTGGTTAAACAAGGTCTTCTAGCAGGGAGAATTCCTGGCCTGTCTGAGCCAGATAAACAAG GTTGGAGGACATATCGCAGGCCAGATGAGAAGTCAGGAGGACATGGTGTTGGATGGAGTCCTATTATTCCATACACCTTTTCAGTGCCTCAAGAATGGGAAGAG GTACCCGTATCAATTGCGGATCTTGGTGGCACTGAGATAGATTTGAGATTTGTCAGCCCTAAGGAAGGACGCCTGTTTGTTATAGTCGCTCCTGTTCTTAGATTCTCTGACG ATCTTGGTGATAATGCTACAATAGAAAAAATTGGACCTCCAGATAAAGTGATCAATGCATTCGGTCCAGAAATGATTGGAGAGAATGTAGAAGGGAAGGTTCTTAGTTCCAGTGTAGCAGAGCATGAAGGAAGAACTTACTATCAGTTTGAGTTAGAGCCTCCTCATATTTTCATTACTGCCACTGCTGCGGGCAACCGCCTTTACTTGTTTGGTGTAACCGGTAATG GCCTTCAGTGGAAGAGACACTACAATGATTTGAAGAAGATATCTGAATCTTTCCGAGTTGTATAA
- the LOC127082502 gene encoding pentatricopeptide repeat-containing protein At3g21470 encodes MNTATIHKIRGITKTFNPSNCNNSTTNKGSLTRALVLYKQTRHEATHDPTVIPQLLKACDSHPFLHYVKSLHAETIKAGSDINVFIGTAIITAYSKCGVVLDARKLFDVMPERNVVTWNAMIGGYFRNGDTESASLAFEEMPGKSRVSWRQMIGGFAKNGDTVTARRLFDKVPNEFKDVVTWSVMVDGYAKKGEMEDAREVFELMPERNCFAWSSMVCGYCKEGSIVEAEAIFRRILVRNLEIWNSMIAGYVQNGFGEKALEAFGEMRVEGFEPDEFTVVSVLSACAQLGDLDAGKQIHRMIERKGIAVNQFVLSGLVDMYAKCGDLVHAKVVFESYNDRNAVCWNAMISGFAVNGKCKEVLEYLCKMEESNIRPDAVTFTSVLSACAHGGLVSEALEVISKMEACGIEINIWHYGCMVDLLGRAGRLKEAYELIKRMPLKPNKNILGAMISACWIHSDMKMAEQTIKMIGTDSPTCANSHNVLLSNIYAGSEKWEKSEIIRANMTDKGSEKIPGCSSIIISNSVVDQSWLNLRARSCVLVGKNCAMRKPHMKC; translated from the exons ATGAACACGGCAACAATTCACAAAATTCGTGGAATCACAAAAACTTTCAACCCATCAAATTGCAACAACAGTACTACTAACAAAGGATCATTAACAAGAGCTCTTGTTCTGTACAAGCAAACTCGTCACGAAGCAACACACGACCCCACCGTGATCCCTCAGTTACTCAAAGCATGCGATTCTCATCCCTTCCTTCATTACGTTAAATCCTTGCATGCAGAGACCATAAAAGCCGGTTCGGACATCAACGTCTTCATTGGAACGGCAATTATTACTGCTTATTCCAAATGCGGTGTTGTTTTGGATGCACGCAAGCTGTTCGATGTTATGCCTGAGAGAAATGTTGTGACTTGGAATGCAATGATTGGTGGGTACTTCAGAAATGGTGATACTGAATCTGCTTCATTAGCGTTTGAGGAAATGCCGGGGAAATCAAGGGTGAGTTGGAggcagatgattggtgggtttGCGAAAAATGGTGATACTGTAACGGCTAGGAGATTGTTTGATAAGGTTCCGAATGAGTTTAAGGATGTGGTGACGTGGAGTGTAATGGTTGATGGGTATGCTAAGAAAGGAGAGATGGAGGATGCAAGAGAGGTGTTTGAGTTAATGCCTGAAAGGAATTGTTTTGCTTGGTCATCTATGGTTTGTGGGTATTGCAAGGAGGGTAGTATTGTGGAGGCTGAGGCTATTTTTCGAAGGATTTTGGTCCGGAATTTGGAGATTTGGAATTCCATGATTGCTGGATATGTACAGAATGGGTTTGGTGAGAAAGCATTGGAGGCTTTTGGGGAAATGAGAGTTGAAGGGTTTGAGCCAGATGAGTTTACTGTTGTTAGTGTTTTATCTGCTTGTGCTCAGCTTGGGGACTTGGATGCTGGCAAACAAATCCATCGCATGATAGAACGGAAAGGAATAGCTGTGAACCAGTTTGTTTTGAGTGGATTAGTTGACATGTATGCGAAATGTGGGGACTTGGTTCATGCAAAGGTGGTGTTTGAAAGTTACAATGACAGGAATGCTGTCTGCTGGAATGCTATGATTTCGGGTTTTGCGGTGAATGGAAAATGCAAGGAGGTTCTTGAGTATCTGTGCAAGATGGAGGAGTCAAATATAAGGCCTGATGCTGTCACATTTACCAGTGTACTCTCAGCTTGTGCTCATGGAGGTTTGGTTAGTGAAGCGTTGGAAGTAATATCGAAAATGGAGGCATGTGGAATTGAAATAAACATCTGGCACTATGGATGCATGGTTGACCTCTTGGGTAGAGCAGGGCGGTTAAAGGAGGCATATGAGTTAATAAAAAGAATGCCTTTGAAGCCTAATAAAAACATTTTGGGGGCAATGATTAGTGCTTGTTGGATTCATTCAGATATGAAAATGGCAGAACAAACTATTAAGATGATTGGTACAGACTCTCCTACGTGTGCTAATTCTCACAACGTGCTTTTGTCGAATATTTATGCAGGTTCAGAAAAATGGGAAAAATCTGAAATAATAAGGGCGAACATGACTGATAAAGGGTCTGAAAAGATACCAGGGTGTAGTTCAATCATCATTAGCAACTCTGTCGTTGATCAGAGTTGGCTCAAC CTGAGGGCAAGGAGCTGTGTTCTGGTGGGTAAAAACTGTGCTATGAGGAAGCCACATATGAAGTGTTGA